ACTTCTGAACATCCAGATATTTTGCACTGCATTCCTTTTTCATGCTTTGAATATTAGTCTTTATTACTTATGTTACACTATCATTGTGATTTTTGTAACAAAAATTATTTTCAGTAATAATGTATGACTGAAATGAAATTTTAAGAACTGGATCAGGATTTCCATTTGCTGGAATTATCAGGAGATTGGGCTTTCAACAATAacaattaaaaatagaaaaaaaatcagaaaataaaatagagaatatatagaaattaagaaaaacatTCTGAACCTTTCTAATTAGGATGGAGTGTGGTgattttaaaactttattaaaattACCGATCATGGGAGTGTAGAAATGCATTTGATGATATTTTCTGTCTCACTCAATGTCTTATTTCATGATTTTGTTAATTCATTATGAGCTTGTCTTGCATTTATTCTCTTTTGTGAGAACATTTAACATTGTCTTGCTCGAACTTGTAATATGTCCTTTAATATACTCATGGTGGTTTTATGGGTCATTATAATACATTTCTGGAGTACCAATTCTGTATTGGCATAGAACTAAAAAAATTTAGTCTGCAGAAGAACTACTTGTAATCAGCTGTTTCTTCCCCTTGCATTAGAGATGTGAAAGTATTATCTGGGATTTTTGTTTTATTCCATGGCCTTGCTATAGTGACAGTATCAACTTATTATGAACTTGTTCAAGTTGTTATTAGTACTCAATAATCTTTTTGACTATTTTGTTTTGCAGATGACTTGCTTAAACTGTTGAATGTGTCATCTGATGCCAATACTCTTCCTACCACTTATGGTGAACTACATCCTCCATTTGGGAAGCATCGACTTAAGGTATGTACATTTTGGAGCAgattttttgataatttaaaaaaagGGGTAAAACTCGGAGGATCTAATTATTGAATGACCTGTATAAAATGGTTGGgatatgatgtcagggcttgtctTTCCCTCAACATCGAATAAGATGTTCTAAGTTATACTGTATTTGACTGAAGTGAATTTCATGTAGCGTAATGGGGAATatactttttctttttgtatgtTTCAATTACGATACGGatacttgtaatttttttttttgaaaattcagaAACTTTTGAACTTCTCTGGTTCCGTTAGCATTTAAAACTCTATGTTTGATTTTCAGGTAGTGGAGTTCATTGTAGTATTTCTAGAAGCTGGTGATGAAGTTGCTGAGAAGGAATTGATTCGATCTGGTGCCATCCGTATAATCCTAGACCACTTCTTTAAGTAAGCTTCATCTTTTGCTTTTTTGTCTATATTCTGCATATTGTTCATTCATTAATAATGTGGTTCATGCAGGTATCCCTTCAACAACTCACTACATCATCTTGTAGAGAAGTTGGTGATGTCATGCCTTGCAAGCAAGAATATTGCAATTGTTGATCATTTATTTTGTGACTGCGGTATAATTTCTAAGTTTCTGCAAGCAGATAGAAATCCTTTCCTCTCCCGTGATTCAAATGTGGTAAGAATCATGTTTGATGGGATTCATGATACTATATTTTGTTGTAAACAGATTAATTTATCTATTAACTTTTCCACTATAGGAAAGTGTCCCAGCCATTGGAAGACAGCCATTCCGGGCTGGAAACATTGGGCATATTACAAGAATTAGTAACAAACTTGTGCAACTTGCGAGCAGTAATGACCATATTCAGTCTTACCTACAGGTTGGTTGCTTATTGATTGATGTATTGGTGTATAAATGAACCTTTACATTTAAGCCTGATTATTAGTCCTGTAGGCTTGTAACTATATATGTGCATATTAGTGGTTATTGACTTCTGCAATGTGTTAAATTTATGGGCAagaatcaaggtatgcaatatcataccgtaccgaagtttcgacgttcgctcggtacggtacgatattgtataccgagcggtataccgctcggtatatatatgtatatatgtatatatataatttggcgacgtcgcctctctcttctctcggGCGGGGCAACGTtgcctcgtatatatatatatatatatatatatatatatatatatatatatatatatatatataaatataaattaataaatatatatttatttataaaaagattatatatatatattttaaaaggcGACATTGCATCGTCTCGGCGACGTTgcctagtttatatatatatatatatatatatatattcttataaaaggcAACGTTGCGTCGCCTTGGCGACATtgccttttataaatatatatatatatatatatatatatatatatatatatatatatatatatatatatatatatatatatatatatatatatatatatatatattttcgttCCGTCCGGTAATGGGCGGTCCGTATACCGgtcagctgacggaccggtacgtaccgggcggtattattcgaaattacataccttggCAATAATAGCTTCTCTATCAAGAATCATAAGTCTGTATATTGGACTAAATTTTAATCAGAATGACTATATTTGAATCTCTCTTTTTCGTTTAAAAATTTTCGTACAGTTTTACATAGCTTCATATAATTTTTGGTTGTCACAATAAAGATGTTGAACATGTGATTTGGTTCCTTGAATTCACGTGATAAATTTCTTGGTTGGGTTTTCTGTATTGAATATTAAGTTCTGAATGAAATGACTAGAAACCTAACCATGGGATGAGGACCGTGGaacatttttttaatctataaaaATGAATCAATTTCATATGTTACATCATAGTAATGACAATTATAACATCTATATGAGGCAAATCACTTGCGTTTCTATCTCATGCATTTTGTTTTAGCAAGAGGTCtagactttggaatcttgttagtTACCAAATCCTTATCTATGGTGTTCTTAAGCTTTGAATCATCTCTAGGTTCTTGATAGTTAGTATTCCCTTTCAAAATGAAATGAAAGAACTTAGGCATCATTAGTTATCCATATTTTTATCTAGGTCAATATGCCTGCAAGTCTTGCATCTGTCACTGAATGATTCTTGTTTTTTCTTTatgactctaaaaatcacaattcACATTGTTCACACTAATCAATTCAAGTGATCTGCTAGTAGAAGATACTTCCAATGCTTGTGATGACCTTGTCCTACATCTATCACTGAAAGAAAATACTTCCAATGCTTGTGAAGATTCTTCCATCTATCACTGAAAGAAAATACTTCCAATGCTCATGATGACCTTGTCCTACATAACACATTGGaagtattttcttttatttaggaATAGAAGGGAATGAGAGAGAGGAAGGGAAATATAATAATAGTGAAAGATAATGGAAAAAAATGGATAATATCAAACTTACTTTTGGCTTATGGAGAAATTTCCAAGGATGGTTTCACACATCTGCACTTCTCCTTACGTGGATGATGAGATTATATACTATTGGGATAAAAATGTGGCCTCACACTGCTAATGCATAATGTGGGAAAAGAGGCTCAGTTCTATTCCATCATTTTGTTGTCTTTACTTATTAATCCCATTTTGctctttttataaatatcaaggttAAGAAATAAAaggtaattttataattaaatcaaAGTAAATGAAGCATCTGCTTTTTCCTACTTCTAAGAAACAGATTTCCAAATTTGATTTGGAGAATAATGTTATATTAATGGTATAACTAGTCAGTAGACTATTTTGCAGGATGATGAATCTTCCTTATACAGAATAATTATTAATCAAGATCTGTGATATTCAATCAaattaaacttttattttattttatttatcttttttcttctcttttgataatttAGGAAACTAAAATAGAAACATGGAAGATGTTGTCATGTGACAATTTATGATTTTTACAAAGTAACATTTAAACTAATAAATTTTACTGAAATATGAAATAGGTTAAAATGGTTTTGCATCATTTCGCTAGATCTATTGCCTtcagtaataatatatttatacaatTAATTTGGGGTTAGGCTTGATCCATGGGTGGATGAGATTGACTGGACACAGAGCAGTTTCAAACTTTCAATCTAATATTTCAGAACCTGCAATTTCCAGTGCACACAATTATGTAAAGGAGTAAGTTTTTGgttataacaaataattaattttgttaatttatttgaatgatatgatcaataaatattttataatgaaCATTATAGTAATTTCTAATGAATTAATCTCCATTATTTTGTTCATTATCTTTCATAAATTTTTTCGTCATATTCAAAATTTCGTATAATTCTTTAGAGTTTATAATACATCAAGGTAAAAGAATATTTCAACACAATATATTTATTTCATgacttttataattttaaaaatatttcatccttgttatttttaattattttctgaTTTGTCCAATTCAACCAATACTCTCTGTCACAGTTGTATTTTTCCTTGCCAACCCAAGTCTCGTTACAGATCTTATGAACCATGGTTGCAACTTCATATGAGAAAAGACATGGAGTAAGTGTGAAAAGTGTATGGAGGCTTTTGCGAGGAGAGAGTTAAAATTACACCTAATCTAGAATTTGCTTAGTGATGGCCTATGATCGGAGGAAGGATCATGAACAGTGATCTTAGGAGGAATCATAAGATCAAATCTTGGGGCTATGTGAACTGTACTTGGATAGTTTAGCCTCGGTTTATCAATTACCCTTTTTTAATTAAATCTAACTAGCTAAGTTACCATTATGACATATGCACCATTTTCTTTACTGTTATATGGTAGAAGAATCGTTGGTCATGTATCTGTTTCAGGACTTGTATTAAATCTGTATGTATTTTTTTGCTATTGTAGGAATCGGAGGAATGGATTGATTGGCAAACAAATGTTTTGCGTGAACGTAATGCAGTGGAAAATGTTTTTCACTGGGCCTGTGGGTAAGCATCATGCTGCAATGAACAAAGCTTTTCTGATGGTCAATGAAGTGAAAAATGGATAATAACTGTAAAGACAATATATCAGAAGAGGAACTTTTATCCTCGACATTTATGGCTGAAGCTGAACCATCCTTGCAGTTCATTATGTGATTTTAGCATTTTTACTAACTATTTGTTCATGAAAATCACAATTTTTAGACATCTCTTAACTGCTAAGTCATGGTTTAAGTTATTGCTGGACTTTTTATGCTTTTCTTCTTAAACATGTTTTTGTCTATGCAGTCGCCCAACAACATTACAGGAAAGGACAAGAGATAGTGATGAAGACGAGCTTCATGATAGAGATTATGATATTAGAGCCTTAGTGAACAATACAAACCATGCATTTCGGTACCATGTTTATGAGAATGATAATGTAGATGAGGTAATTAGTAGATCAGAACCAGTAACTATCATTAATATCTTAGgcagcaatttttttatttcacttGTGCAAATGATAAAAGACAGTTATTCTTTCAGGCCCATGTTTCTCTTGACCAAGATGATGAGGTAAATATCATGCTTATTTGTTCAGGATACAATTATTTTTAAATGTCTTTTAACTCTTTTACTCCACAAACGAGAAAAAGGAATGAGGGGGGCCTTCATTGCGGTAGTGGTTTCTTATGCTTTGAAAGTCCATAAGCATCTATTGTTTTATTTGCCTATTAAAGGCATTTAAAACATTCTTGACTTTGTCCTCATTAAGAAGCAGGTTTTATCTGAAGAAGGGTCTTCCGGTAATTGCAATGCAGATGGGCTATCTAAATATGCATTTTCAGATTAGCCCATCTGATAATGTTTTTGGTGCACACCACATGCTGATGTCAACTTTATCTCTTAGAAGGACCGGTCCCTATATCTTTTCAAAGCCAAATTACAAAATCATACTCTTTTACTTTCTTGGGGTTGCCAAAATTTATCATACTTGATTTAATAATGTTAAGAAACAGAACCCATTTTTTCAAAATTCCCAACTAATGTTCATATCTGAAGTCTCTCTTGGTTCTCTTTTCTTTTCGTATAAGATATTTATTGTTGTAAACTATTGTATTTGAAAAGTCGTACTTCAGTTTTGTGCCTTTCAAGTTTCTGTATTGATACTTGATCTAATGCTAAATAGAAGATTGTTGTAATTCCTATACCGTGTAATTTGTTTTTTTGAAGAAATTGTAGCTATGTTTGTACAATCGTGCAATGCAGTAAGTTATTAATGGGACATTGATTGTTATAATTATCTTGACTTGCTGGAAAAATTGCAGGATGTATACATCGATCAAGGATCATCTGGACTTGTGATTTCTACTTTGAAGCATGGTGTCGATAACCAGAGGTACATGTTTCATTTAAGCTCTGGGTGCAATAACCAGAGGCACAAGTTTCATTAGTTCTTTGTAGCATGATTCTCATTGGAACTTTTTCTCTCTGTATGCTGCAGTCTTTTCACAAATTGCGACTGGTTTGCTTTCGAAGATGAAAGTGCCTTGGAAACCCTGGATAGGATGGATGACATCAATCTAAATGAGACGTCCAGTGGTGGTAACAGCAGTGATGATGAGGTAGTGGTTGGAGTAGAGGAGCCTACCAAAATTGTGCTGCCTGAAGACAAGTGTACTGTTTCTGACTCAGATTTCAATGCCGACAATACAAGCACAGCTGATGAATCCCTCAATGAGCTATCAACAGACGTAATGAAACTAAATGTTGCAGATGTGAATCCTTTCGAGTTTGAAATTGCTGAGAATGTGGACCTTTTTAATGATCAACAGCAGCCTGAATGGGTGGGCTGGCGTGAAGCTTCCGATATTCAGGTGGATGAACCTACTGATTTTTCAACCCAGTTGAATTCCGGGGAAACTGCTGCAAGCACATCGGTTAGTACGATTGGTGTGCTTGCAGGTAGCAGTGCTTCTACTGTATCAGAATCTGGTGAGTTGGCAAAAGTAGACGAGACCACCCATTGTTCATTTGAAGAGGACGCAGAGTTTGTTGGTGCAGATATTGAAGTAGGCAGAGCCATGGAAGATGAGGTTACTGCACCCAAGAGAAACTTCCTTCTCAAGGATGAAACTGCGATTTTGGAGTTCAACAAGAGTCATTGGCGTATCGAACCTGAGGTAGGTGTAGTTCAGGAATAGAGAATTAAATGTAAGTAGTACAGTTCTTACAGCAGTGGGACGTGTACAGTGGCATTTATTCAGAAGTGCATCTGGCGACAGATGTACGTGTACTGTCCTATTATAATTTTGTCCGCTGAGATTTGCCATGTAGCTTTGCTTCTGTAATTTGTCTTTTCAATAAACACTTGAACAGTACTATGCTTGTGTGTCAAATTGGCTATTTGTCAAGGGAAATTAATTTGCTTATCATTCAGTTTAATGTGTTCAATGATCACCGAGGAGCCGCTGCCTTGAGTCGGGCAGTTGCTGGTCTACCATTCTGCTCACTATATATAACCGATCAGTTGCTTTATTCGGCATTACTAGACAACTAGTGACTTGCTGACATGCTAACCTTTAGCTATATTCATTTGCTGCAACCGTTACGGAGCGAAATCATTGAACATGTCATGCTGCAGTTATTGCTTGAGCATATATGGGCGTTACAAGGAATTCCCTTATCGTGCATTCACGTAGGGAAGCTTTGTGTGTCAGACTTGCAGCTGGATTCCGGTGGATTGCCCTGGCATTTAAACTTGGGGAAGATAGTGTTGCAAGGCTACTCGACCGGGCCGGGCCGAATGTGGAACCACATAACAATGGCAGTAATATAACGGTGTGGTGGTGGTTCGGTGGCCGAGGGACGGAGAGATCGGAAGAATGGCCTTAACATCTCTGGGCCTGTCTCACTCCTCTCCGTCCCCTTCTCTTCCCTCCTCCGCCCCTTCCTCTCCTATGAGCCACAAGACGCTTTCTCTGTTGCTTCCTAGGGTTTTGGTTTCTCCctccggcagcagcagcagccgcagcGGTGGGGGTGAACAGCTCCTCCGTGGATCTCCCCATTTCGGAGCGTACACGACCGCAACAGGTATCTCGCTTACTGATCGCCCTTCTCCATAAGGAAAAGGATCAGAATTCTGTTTTTCTATTAGGAAAAAGATGGGCTTTCTCCTCGGATCGTGTTCTAGATGCCAAGATTATATGTAGCAATTGAGCAGTTgttccctttttcttttcctcctctAAATCGACTACTTTCTCATAAAGTTTCATAAATCTCGGTTCTATATCTTTCTCAAACAGACGCATTGACCTTGAAGCAATTATAACACGATAACTTGGGATGTTTATCCAACTAATTGATTTAATTATATGAAACTGGGTCTGGCTCTGGTGTTTACCTAACTCGGTGATAGCAGTCAAAGCTGTTCTGTTCCTTATGTTCCCTCTTTTGGTTCCTTTCTCAGTTAATTTTTACTTAAGgtgattattaattttatttctgTTTGTTAATAAGAACTCATGCTTGTATGTGCTTAAATTTGATTAATTAATCTTGTTAGCTATGAATTTCGTGCTTCATTGCAAATCATGTTTGTAAGAGGGATTTGTATGACTGGTTGTGGTTATTGCATTTTGAAACCCTTAAATAACGCTAGCTTAATTTGCCTGTAACTAGGGTTAGCTTAATTTGGTCTTTTTGCGTTTTGTATATCATTTGTCAACTTCGATGAATAAATACTCTACGATGGCCATTATTTACTGGATTATTTTTGTCCAAGGAAACTTTCCGGTGAGTATGACTTAATTCTTGAAGTGGATGACACAGGATAGAATTCTTTGGGGTCAAATTAGAAAAAGAACAGAATATGTTCAATTGGAAAAGTGTTTCTTGTCTCCCTTGCCAATGCCACTTTTAAAATATGGAGATTCTGTGTTATAATTAGTGGATTTAGCTGATGCCAATGTGATACAGCGGTTTTGAGGAAGGTGTATCTTTGTATGGAGTTAATATCATTTAGAGGCAATTCAATCTTGGCTTGGCTTTGTTGTTAGAATTTGGATTGGATTGGTATGAATCAATCAAACTCAATTGGAGCTGACTGATCTTGGCAATTTCTAGCCAAATTAACAACTATAGAAAGAATAAAGAGTGGAGCagaagtagaagaagagaaatttgagATGGATGAAAGCCCATAAAGAAACATGTCTCTGTGATTAAGAAATCGAAGAGAAGACACTGTCAatattgtgtttgtaatatattgCGACCAACATACTTTCATTGTATGATACGACTTCTatctatttttaataaatattttgttattattttctaATGGATTAATTTACAATATTTTCATTGTtagtttttatgaatttttatttttttacattttatatgtTAATTTCACTTTTTTGAAAGCTTGATATTTTATAATACGAAGGTAAAacaattatgttataatatttttattttcacatgatttttatatattttatttattttgaaattttggTTTTTATTAGTGAGTCCGAACCGATAAATCTGGCCCAACTGAACTTGTCAATTCTACTTGTATTATCTTTAATGAATTCCAATCTTGAAACCAATATTTAATCATATGATACTTGTATTGGATATATGTTGCATATGATACTTGTTAGATATTGCTAACATACATGTCAAATACTTCCTTGAAATATTGATTTTTATcaattattaaaaacaacatatacTGTTAGGATGGCTAGTGAATGTTTCATCAATATATGGATGAATTTTGTCTTCCTTGAGTATTGATTTGACAAGGTGGATTTTCTATTAATACGTTTATTGGTTGTTTGTATCAAACAGTATATTGTaattaatgaaattatttttaaaaattaatctttttaaaTGATGAATAGTATAATTGCTTGATCTTATTTGTGGTTGTATGCAACCATAAATTCTATTGCTATAAAAAATGTTAAGCTTTGACGTACTTAATACTGATATTTCTAACAAAAAATTACTGCTGTATATGTGTGTCATGTCAGCATTTATTGTATCCATGCTTCATTGGCTGCCACTTCTAGATGTGGCAATGGATGTGATTGCATATTAGTTGATGAGGCAACTTGGATAGGTTTTATTTATCTGATGTGAACTCCAATTCATTTTAGAAGTCCAATACGGATAATATCTGTCTAATTATTGTGTATGCTGAATAATAACCACACATCAACAATAATTAATTATTAGATAATATTGTTCTAATCATATACTTGTGTGCATGTGTATGTGTGTACACAGATTCATACCATATGTCGACCGAAGACATGTTTGCCACCCCTTATCTGCACATATTAATTTTTGTTGTTATGTGGCACAGGCTGTGTGTTGATACCTTCCTAGCAAAGTATAATTTCATGTCAGTCAGTTTGCCGTTGTGTTGCATGTGACAGGACTAAATCTTGGTTAGTCATATGTTGACATTCCTAGCATGGATCAGCATATGGCTTGAATTAACATTTCTAACATCACATGTTTAGCGATGCTAATTTCGTTGACAATCTTTGCCACATATAATCTTTATACCCTTGGGTGTAACTCTTTTTTCATTTGCTTTTTTTGAACTCATGGACCCCTTAATGAACCACTAATTTGGTCATTGGCCCTTCTTGCATGCAAACAAGCCCCTCTTTTGTGCAATAAGCCCATAATGATCTGATGGACTAACTTATACCAGTGAGTACATCTGTCTTCTAATACCAGTTTGCTTCATGCTTTTTCTTCAGATTAAAATTACATGTGATGTTTATTGACTGTACAAGCTTGCGAGGGAGCAAAAATATGGAATTAATCGTATCCAATAACAAATTTTGTTGCAGATCAATAAGTTCTGCTGTTCAGAAATAAGTTGAGCTGTCACCTAGTATCTCTTATTTCACACATGTTGCCATCTTGGTTCTAAACATGAAAGAAACTTCATCAGTTATCAAATTAGTGTCTTTAGTACGataggattttttttctttcgttgcccactatgtttctttttgtaatTCCATGTGTACACTGTGTAGGTACTTGCAGGGCTAGTCAAGCTGTTGATTTGTTCCCATCTGTGTGGCCCGAAGTTACTGTTCGAGATGCACGGCTGGAGGACTGTTGGGAAGTGGCAGATACTCACTGTAGTTGCTTCTTTCCAGATTATACATTCCCAGTCGATCTTGTTTTGAGGATTGACCGGTTTGTAGGATTGCTCTCTGGGTTCTCAGTTCCTCCAGGTTGCATGAGGACATGTCTCGTTGCTGTCACCGATAGTCCATTCAATGATAAATTATATATTGGATGTGAGGATTTTAAACTCGGAGGTTttgaaggaaaattcagcatcaaCAGAGGATCTGTAGCTGGAATTCTTACTGTTGACACAGTAGCTGATTTCCTTCCTAGGAAAGGTCTGCTTCGACAAAGAAGGTAATTTATAGTTCCCATGGTTAGTTGGGTTGCCAATCATCCAGCAGAAAAATCACCTTGTACCTTTTGCATCAGAGTTCCATCTAATCAAAATCTATTGTATGACAGTTTTGTCTATTCTTAGCTGCAAGAATATTGACATGGTTCTAGAATTTTCTGAGCTGCAAAAATAGTGACATGCTTCTTTTTTTGTCCATATAGAACTGGGATTGCATATATCTCAAATGTTGCAGTTCGGGAGGCAGACAGACGAAAGGGGATTGCCAAGATGCTTGTCGCCAAGGCAGAGGCCCGAGCCCGGAGTTGGGGATGCCGATCAATGGCATTGCACTGTGATGTAAACAACTTAGCTGCCATGAGATTATACAAAGGCCAGGGCTTCAAATGCATCAAAGTGCCAGAGAATGCAAAATGGCCAGAACCTAAGACCTCGCCGGGCATCCAATTCAACTTCATGATGAAACTCCTGGTCCCTTATGCAACTCCTTGATCAAAGTTTGTGATGGGTCATACACCTGTTCAGATTCTCCAAGGTTATTGGTGGGTGGTGTATATTGTGTGTGTAGAACAACAAAACAACACTCAAAACTGCTGTGGACATTGTATTTTCCTGGTGTCAACTGTAAAGCTACTGGGAGACTTGAGGTAATCATTGTACCATTAAGGATAATGCTAAAATGAAATGTTCTATGATTACTATATTATTCTTAGTCCGAAGCTGCTGCGAGGGAGAGAACAGTAGAGTCGAATATCGGTCATGGCTCCCATGTAATAATACAGTGCAAGTAATTAATGTGCAACAAATGTTTTATGTTCCATTTGATGTGACAGATTAAAATTCTCTTACTAAAATTATTTTTGGTTTTCGCCTTATTGTGTTCTGGATGGAATGTGACGGGATCACTGGTTTTAAGAGTTAGCATATGATATTGGGGCAACATAGCTGGATGAATTTGTGTCCAAGAATGTCATGGCCATCTTCATCTTGGATCACATAGCCTAGCAATCCATCCATGTTAACTTTGATCCATCTCGCAAGTTGTCTTTGTCATTTGTCTTAAAATTGGATTTGTATTGTTTCCTCCCTTTATGTTCAACATTTCTAGCATAAGAAGTAGTGACAACTGAGTCTTGGGCCCAAACACCCTTAAAACTAGAATTTCGCTAATAAAAAACCattaccttcatagatttccAAAAAATCATAGTTAGTTGGCTTTTAATAGCTCTGAGGATCATCTCATTGTCTCCTTCCTTGATTCAATCATCATTCTCCTAGGTTAGTAATGCCAAGTGCCTACCGACGGGAAGGTTGGAATGCCATTTGGGCTTAACATTACCGCACCACAAAGCTACCTTTTTGTGATCTCATCTTGGAATCTATTGAGCACTTCTTTTACAACGTCAAATCTCTGTTTCTGTTTGGTCCTTCGCTTCTAACAACTTGGGTTTCCATTTTCGATTCTTCAATGATTAGTTGACTCGGTTTTGGATCAAAGAAAACAAAGTTTAGTCCACCGTGAGCTTCTTCATGCCTTGATTAACTACTCAATTTTGGGGACTTTGGGTTGCTCGAAATGACAAGATCTTTCAACATAGGGTGCCAAGGCCTATTGGAATGGAGGAAAGCTGTGGTTAATGCTAGCTCCCATCCTAAAAGACTACATTCTGATGGGACAAACCTACACAATGTCACCTTATTCATGCGAACTCTACCTCCCCAAGGCTGCCTTG
This Musa acuminata AAA Group cultivar baxijiao chromosome BXJ1-2, Cavendish_Baxijiao_AAA, whole genome shotgun sequence DNA region includes the following protein-coding sequences:
- the LOC135597215 gene encoding GCN5-related N-acetyltransferase 4, chloroplastic-like; this translates as MALTSLGLSHSSPSPSLPSSAPSSPMSHKTLSLLLPRVLVSPSGSSSSRSGGGEQLLRGSPHFGAYTTATGTCRASQAVDLFPSVWPEVTVRDARLEDCWEVADTHCSCFFPDYTFPVDLVLRIDRFVGLLSGFSVPPGCMRTCLVAVTDSPFNDKLYIGCEDFKLGGFEGKFSINRGSVAGILTVDTVADFLPRKGLLRQRRTGIAYISNVAVREADRRKGIAKMLVAKAEARARSWGCRSMALHCDVNNLAAMRLYKGQGFKCIKVPENAKWPEPKTSPGIQFNFMMKLLVPYATP
- the LOC103970401 gene encoding uncharacterized protein LOC103970401 isoform X1 — translated: MFWRIPNLLGDSPVEFILDKESFTLEELLDEEEIIQECKALNTRLINFLRDHAQLEQLLQYIIEDAPQDADSKRAFKFPFIACEILTCEVDVILKSLVEDEDLMNKLFSFLEPDRVHNSTLAGYFSKVVVCLMLRKTTSLMTYVQTHDVIFHHLVDLIGVTSIMEILLRLVGADDHTYPNHMDIMQWLADTKLLEIIVDKLSPAHSAEVNANAAEVLMAIIRNTSSALAAKLSSQSFVARIFGHALENSSSKSALVHSLSVCIALLDPKRSASPASVHYVRSQHLYESFSHVDPETLHAMLTHLDDLLKLLNVSSDANTLPTTYGELHPPFGKHRLKVVEFIVVFLEAGDEVAEKELIRSGAIRIILDHFFKYPFNNSLHHLVEKLVMSCLASKNIAIVDHLFCDCGIISKFLQADRNPFLSRDSNVESVPAIGRQPFRAGNIGHITRISNKLVQLASSNDHIQSYLQESEEWIDWQTNVLRERNAVENVFHWACGRPTTLQERTRDSDEDELHDRDYDIRALVNNTNHAFRYHVYENDNVDEAHVSLDQDDEDVYIDQGSSGLVISTLKHGVDNQSLFTNCDWFAFEDESALETLDRMDDINLNETSSGGNSSDDEVVVGVEEPTKIVLPEDKCTVSDSDFNADNTSTADESLNELSTDVMKLNVADVNPFEFEIAENVDLFNDQQQPEWVGWREASDIQVDEPTDFSTQLNSGETAASTSVSTIGVLAGSSASTVSESGELAKVDETTHCSFEEDAEFVGADIEVGRAMEDEVTAPKRNFLLKDETAILEFNKSHWRIEPEVGVVQE
- the LOC103970401 gene encoding uncharacterized protein LOC103970401 isoform X2; translated protein: MFWRIPNLLGDSPVEFILDKESFTLEELLDEEEIIQECKALNTRLINFLRDHAQLEQLLQYIIEDAPQDADSKRAFKFPFIACEILTCEVDVILKSLVEDEDLMNKLFSFLEPDRVHNSTLAGYFSKVVVCLMLRKTTSLMTYVQTHDVIFHHLVDLIGVTSIMEILLRLVGADDHTYPNHMDIMQWLADTKLLEIIVDKLSPAHSAEVNANAAEVLMAIIRNTSSALAAKLSSQSFVARIFGHALENSSSKSALVHSLSVCIALLDPKRSASPASVHYVRSQHLYESFSHVDPETLHAMLTHLDDLLKLLNVSSDANTLPTTYGELHPPFGKHRLKVVEFIVVFLEAGDEVAEKELIRSGAIRIILDHFFKYPFNNSLHHLVEKLVMSCLASKNIAIVDHLFCDCGIISKFLQADRNPFLSRDSNVESVPAIGRQPFRAGNIGHITRISNKLVQLASSNDHIQSYLQESEEWIDWQTNVLRERNAVENVFHWACGRPTTLQERTRDSDEDELHDRDYDIRALVNNTNHAFRYHVYENDNVDEDVYIDQGSSGLVISTLKHGVDNQSLFTNCDWFAFEDESALETLDRMDDINLNETSSGGNSSDDEVVVGVEEPTKIVLPEDKCTVSDSDFNADNTSTADESLNELSTDVMKLNVADVNPFEFEIAENVDLFNDQQQPEWVGWREASDIQVDEPTDFSTQLNSGETAASTSVSTIGVLAGSSASTVSESGELAKVDETTHCSFEEDAEFVGADIEVGRAMEDEVTAPKRNFLLKDETAILEFNKSHWRIEPEVGVVQE